Proteins co-encoded in one Carassius gibelio isolate Cgi1373 ecotype wild population from Czech Republic chromosome A15, carGib1.2-hapl.c, whole genome shotgun sequence genomic window:
- the LOC128028939 gene encoding NXPE family member 3, whose product MGKIKCFQKYVLKKSDTETQEQHFHREKSWLWKFFSGLCLLVFMFFLVIWSYMGNGRKKHPSPSFLSQHCAGLQNSSNSGSPAGINSEVSEMSQSPINSFYSEFGIHLDDYSRLQQAVYWDGPDRSITNVSMSTSPAHTTFIIENLKENYQTGEELFVTVHAKDFYNKSKRYGGDFFQAKLFWSETKASVFGEVVDLYNGSYSARFLLPWAGEAQVAVRLIHSSEAVQVLKHHRDTDSDRVYFNGYYEGPGPNKTRLRETVTCNVKWDKNGLMGNENCCCDYKDPRTKEIWRCQRPKSLPCSALVYHSMGGYRNRLTGKEKELMKQTNKDINGDKSIIKIFNSHGNETADVAEKCHPGLHTPVPAGFYLNDVWTSFVCSTRHFTTQATTECLKDKHIYMMGDSTMRQWFEFFVKEVPNLKQMNLHVQYQSGPLLAVDVEDKIDLHWRAHGVPLRTEKTKIANLHYISNEIDDLAGGPHTVIMFNLGPHFTTYPLDYYTYRVLTIRKAVLALLHRSPDTTVIIKTINTGYKDIFGSDWYSLQLDRVLRWAFQDVGVYILDVWQMTACHYSKENIHPGPVIIKNEIDILLSFICPG is encoded by the exons ATGGGAAAAATTAAATGCTTCCAAAAATATGTCTTAAAAAAATCGGACACTGAAACTCAGGAACAACACT TTCACAGGGAAAAATCGTGGTTATGGAAGTTTTTTTCTGGGCTTTGTCTACTGGTATTCATGTTTTTTCTG GTTATATGGTCTTATATGggaaatggaagaaaaaaacaccctTCACCCAGCTTTTTGTCTCAGCACTGTGCAGGACTTCAGAACTCTTCAAACTCTGGCTCTCCTGCAGGAATCAATTCAGAAGTCTCAGAAATGTCTCAGTCACCAATAAACTCTTTTTACTCTGAATTTGGAATCCATTTAGATGACTACTCCAGGTTACAGCAGGCTGTTTACTGGGACGGGCCTGACAGATCAATCACAAATGTGTCCATGAGTACTAGTCCAGCTCACACCACATTCATCATAGAGAACCTGAAAGAGAACTACCAAACTGGTGAGGAACTTTTTGTTACGGTGCACGCAAAGGACTTTTATAATAAATCTAAGCGTTATGGAGGCGACTTTTTTCAAGCCAAGCTGTTCTGGTCTGAAACTAAG GCAAGTGTGTTTGGGGAGGTGGTGGACCTGTACAATGGCTCCTACTCTGCGCGTTTCCTCCTGCCATGGGCCGGTGAAGCCCAGGTGGCTGTGCGTCTAATTCACTCCAGTGAAGCTGTGCAGGTCCTGAAGCATCACAGAGATACTGACTCTGACAGGGTGTACTTTAATGGATATTACGAGGGACCAGGACCAAATAAGACCAGGCTGAGGGAAACAGTGACGTGTAATGTTAAGTGGGACAAGAATGGACTTATGGGAAATGAAAATTGTTGCTGTGATTACAAAGATCCCCGTACCAAAGAAATATGGCGCTGCCAGAGACCCAAATCCCTGCCATGCAGTGCTCTTGTGTACCACTCTATGGGAGGTTATAGAAATCGTCTGACTGGTAAAGAGAAGGAGCTTAT GAAGCAAACTAACAAAGATATCAATGGAGATAAGAGCATCATCAAAATTTTTAATTCCCATGGAAATGAAACTGCTG ATGTAGCAGAGAAATGTCATCCTGGTTTACACACTCCAGTTCCAGCTGGCTTCTACCTGAATGATGTGTGGACATCTTTTGTCTGTAGCACCCGCCATTTTACAACCCAAGCGACAACAGAGTGCCTGAAAGACAAACACATTTACATGATGGGAGACTCTACTATGAGACAGTGGTTTGAGTTCTTTGTGAAAGAAGTACCAA ACCTGAAGCAGATGAACCTGCATGTCCAATATCAGTCAGGGCCGCTCCTAGCAGTGGATGTGGAAGACAAAATTGACTTACACTGGAGGGCTCATGGCGTTCCTCTTCGCACTGAGAAAACAAAAATTGCTAATCTGCACTACATCAGTAATGAGATCGATGATCTGGCTGGAGGACCCCACACAGTCATTATGTTCAATCTGGGGCCCCATTTCACCACGTACCCTCTGGATTACTACACCTATAGAGTGTTGACGATCCGCAAAGCTGTTCTAGCATTGTTACATCGGTCACCTGACACTACTGTTATAATCAAGACTATCAACACTGGCTATAAG GATATTTTCGGGAGTGACTGGTATTCTCTACAACTGGACAGAGTTCTCCGTTGGGCTTTTCAGGATGTTGGTGTTTATATTCTGGATGTGTGGCAAATGACGGCCTGTCACTACAGCAAAGAGAACATTCATCCAGGCCCTGTCATCATCAAAAATGAGATAgacattttactttcttttatttgcCCCggataa